From the Burkholderiales bacterium genome, the window ACCGGAACACCCCGGCGATTATCCGGCATCGCCAATTCCGGGTCAAAAACGCCGGAGCTGCATTCCGGCGATGGAGCAGCGCCCGCCGGCAAGCGAAAAAAGGAAAGAGCGCCGTCAGTTGACCCCGCGGAATTTTTCAACTTATAGTGCGCGGTATGGACAATGAACTCAGCGCGTTGGAAGACAGGATCAGTGAAGTAGCCGAAGTGTGCCGCCAGTTGCGCGCCGAAAACGCGCGGCTCAAGGAGCAGATCGCGGCTGCCGATCTCGACAAGAAGCGTCTCGCGCAAAATATGGAAACCGCGCGCAGCCGGCTCGAGACGCTGCTGAGGCAGATGCCGCAAGGCACCGAGGTTTGACGTGCCGCTCGAAGGCAAAAGCCTCAATGTCAACATCATGGGGCGCGAATTCCGCATCGCCTGCCCGGACGACGAGCGGCAACAACTGCTGGACGCAGTCGCCCATCTGAACGGAAAAATGCGCGAAGTGCAGGACACCGGCAAGGTGCTCGGCAACGAACGCATCGCCATCATGGCCGCTTTGAACATGGCGCACGAACTGCTGACGGCGCGCACCAGCGGTTTTGACACGTCCGGTTTTAAGCGTAGAATCGAATCCATGCAAATGACTTTGGATCAGGTCATTTCGCAGCAGGATCAAGCGC encodes:
- a CDS encoding cell division protein ZapA — protein: MGREFRIACPDDERQQLLDAVAHLNGKMREVQDTGKVLGNERIAIMAALNMAHELLTARTSGFDTSGFKRRIESMQMTLDQVISQQDQAR